The following proteins are encoded in a genomic region of Diabrotica virgifera virgifera chromosome 1, PGI_DIABVI_V3a:
- the LOC126879029 gene encoding uncharacterized protein LOC126879029 translates to MDSTYPSTSTSSLPGASHLCSKIFKNVELRNRHIKRIHKTDVPPRANKMNQNRIICRLCDQETNFESHEKLRKHLQDCHQLSIELKTFEFSSKQEYETWKDMQKIETSYACSRTIRGKEHKIMYYDCNISDIHGYKPNYKIRTEKSGGSIRIKGVCPSRLACKLRDQGQVSVSYWKTHVGHKEELRTMHLSKAEEKTVVEKLMAGVPPTRILKDSRKLEVPQLDRLAVITSQDLRNLTRKYNIHKKRDQNDMIAAALKVQEWNANNKNYAFLFKKEGEDHDILRKEDFAVGFMNAVMEEKLLEFPNIICVDGTHGTNKKGLDLTILLVKDDRNAGFPVAFLLSNRLDQRIQEVFLDALKNKIQTEVNAEYFMSDDDPKYYNAWKKIMRQEPRRLLCTWHVVKNWNIRGKKKLQDPTLKAQMKNELRQIIREPDEDKFKELCDKYVSKLEEANEIEFVDYLKKQYLAEHRKKLWPYCYRRNAGINTNMAIESLNNLLKTNYLKRNAAVGIEKLLDTMDELVEEKMWTRIVDIIRPSANNYQDRLSIRAHKRAASMKGKLEELVKETAYGHYEVKSFKGMNILRYVNFRQVCESECKTLFCRVCKICIHRYWCSCDDYMVRNTLCQHVHLVRMYEERLGSNSVVDDAARCLGEMSTIKSRHEEEINEFVRGKLEQTNVTQEKTKRSLQQEYLNNVLNGLDDQGFTEFIRRTQGILEEVNNKAKNITKKRKMETQEYFPSKKKELIKHFLLTIFVAHMHS, encoded by the exons ATGGATTCTACCTACCCATCTACTTCAACAAGTTCTCTTCCAGGAGCCAGCCATCTTTgcagcaaaatatttaaaaatgtggAATTACGAAATCGTCATATCAAAAGAATACACAAAACAGATGTTCCGCCCAGGGCTAACAAAATGAATCAAAATCGCATCATTTGTCGGTTATGTGATCAAGAAACTAATTTTGAAAGTCATGAGAAATTACGAAAACATCTCCAGGACTGCCACCAGCTGAGTATTGAACTAAAAACTTTTGAATTTTCTAGCAAACAAGAATATGAGACATGGAAAGATATGCAGAAAATTGAGACAAGTTATGCATGTAGTAGAACAATCCGTGGAAAGGAACATAAGATAATGTACTATGATTGCAATATAAGTGACATACATG GATATAAGCCCAACTATAAAATTAGGACAGAGAAATCTGGTGGATCAATTAGAATAAAAGGAGTGTGCCCTTCCAGACTGGCTTGcaaactgagagaccaaggacAAGTTTCTGTCAGTTATTGGAAAACACATGTTGGACATAAAGAAGAATTAAGAACAATGCATCTGTCAAAAGCAGAAGAAAaaacggttgtagaaaaattaatgGCTGGGGTGCCACCCACTAGAATTTTAAAAGATTCAAGAAAATTGGAAGTACCACAATTAGATAGACTTGCTGTAATAACAAGTCAGGATCTCAGAAATTTGACCAGAAAGTATAATATACACAAGAAACGAGATCAAAATGATATGATAGCAGCAGCCCTAAAGGTTCAGGAATGGAATGCTAACAAcaagaattatgctttcttattCAAGAAGGAAG gaGAAGATCATGATATATTGAGAAAAGAAGATTTTGCGGTAGGGTTTATGAATGCGGTGATGGAAGAGAAACTACTAGAATTCCCGAACATAATTTGTGTCGATGGGACACATGGGACAAATAAAAAAGGACTGGATTTGACGATTTTGCTGGTGAAAGACGATAGAAATGCTGGATTCCCTGTTGCGTTCCTTCTGTCAAATAGATTGGACCAACGAATTCAAGAAGTTTTTTTAG ATGCCCTCAAGAATAAGATACAGACAGAAGTTAATGCGGAATATTTCATGAGTGATGATGATCCTAAATATTATAATGCATGGAAGAAGATAATGAGACAAGAACCAAGGAGACTCTTATGTACGTGGCATGTGGTGAAGAACTGGAACATTAGAGGAAAGAAAAAATTACAGGATCCAACTTTGAAGGCGCAAATGAAAAATGAACTCAGGCAGATTATTCGAGAACCAGATGAAGATAAATTTAAAGAACTATGTGACAAATATGTATCCAAACTAGAAGAGGCAAATGAGATAGAATTTGTCGATTATCTGAAAAA aCAATACTTGGCTgaacacagaaaaaaattgtGGCCCTATTGTTACAGAAGAAATGCCGGGATTAATACCAACATGGCAATTGAATCACTCAACAATCTACTAAAGACGAATTACCTCAAGAGAAATGCAGCAGTGGGGATTGAGAAGCTACTGGATACAATGGATGAGCTAGTTGAAGAAAAAATGTGGACGAGGATAGTTGATATAATACGACCAAGCGCAAATAATTATCAAGACAGGCTTTCAATAAGAGCACACAAACGGGCAGCATCGATGAAAGGCAAACTAGAAGAACTGGTTAAGGAGACTGCATATGGCCATTATGAGGTAAAATCCTTTAAAGGTATGAATATATTACGTTATGTAAATTTTAGACAAGTGTGTGAGAGTGAGTGTAAGACATTGTTTTGTAGAGTGTGTAAGATTTGTATTCACCGTTATTGGTGTAGTTGTGATGACTATATGGTGAGGAATACCTTGTGTCAGCATGTGCACTTGGTAAGAATGTATGAGGAGCGTTTGGGTAGTAACTCTGTTGTAGATGATGCTGCAAGGTGTTTAGGAGAAATGTCAACTATCAAATCAAGGCATGAGGAGGAAATTAATGAATTTGTCAGAGGGAAGCTAGAACAGACAAATGTGACCCAGGAAAAAACCAAAAGAAGTCTTCAACAGGAATATCTCAATAATGTGTTGAACGGATTAGATGACCAAGGTTTTACCGAATTTATAAGGAGGACTCAAGGAATTCTGGAAGAAGTTAATAATAAGGCAAAGAACATTACGAAGAAGCGAAAAATGGAGACTCAGGAGTATTTtccttcaaaaaaaaaagaactgattaaacattttttattaacaatttttgtaGCTCACATGCATTCTTGA